The following are encoded in a window of Cervus canadensis isolate Bull #8, Minnesota chromosome 11, ASM1932006v1, whole genome shotgun sequence genomic DNA:
- the LOC122449683 gene encoding protein NPAT isoform X2 produces the protein MQNTVQMKVLSQPAYWSMQSSPGFAANQRARTRNGIAEIKRQRRLASQAAPVSSEPLPYLLGQFTNSPLTATQVIRPTGQISAPLRSDFVVVNHSQSQDTMTTGEALTNNTGPQERRSHASLLSPGRRKSESQRKSGPHSTVRNLQDPNAFVVEKQMVIENAREKILSNKSLQEKLAENINKFLTSDNSIAQVPKQTDSNPAEPETSIDELLGLQSEIHMSEEAIQDILEQTESDPAFQALFDLFDYGKTKNSKNISQGICSQHMETNPSVVLAGETNLAVKGTFETEESDDPSGQPSFCTSYQSGDTSNVLKNGSNHDELRQEAQEHFSHIDSSIQKKAFKTVVSTEQKCNLDITFESVPSLSDFNERVNSDAECNQHCAELYTSQMSTEAEMALEVEKNSLSPSVQNESQLQPDQSPIPISSVVSLGGETHSENLILSGKTSQLLPQNIPLAGKASEKGQFCESSDDTRRLKADFPDSKSLDSREIRQNKIEINNVLPVASQQLADCQDNSSLQILPASIENSGLTVSEQKVEIHLEDSVSSIKQPSNDSSSVELTHAIHETQSSKSEKAALDSQEPSSSVKEDGDSIFLSLGENNCEEVTLMPSESNPIEDRHSLPSESVCSSVRESHPESQNTNNKSAKDKPTEIDASNIVSLKIIISDDPFVSSDTELNSAVSSISGENLPTIILSSPAKSPARNAELVKCLSSEETTDAVSSAEGTGDSASMEQSLLALKPEDSTVNNMQNEDSIALSTNVTPCVSKDGGYIQLMPATSTTFGNSSNILIATCVTDPTALGTTVSQSNVVVLPGNSAPMTAQPPLSQLQTPPRSNSVFAVNQAVSPNFSQGSAIIIASPVQPVLQGMVGMIPVSVVGQNGNSFSAPPRQVLHMPLAAPVCNRSIPQFPIPQKSLKSQGLKNKPCTGKQVNNLVDSSSHLVGCHAQRTEVSDKIMGTDLGKKLEETTVPFSVESTVPVSKPFESHRRVLCFDSTASPVANTQGTNQKLVSQSKERNDVSFSNLDSPIVSSTLKPPSNSSVKREREKPSVPKILSKSETAIGRHATIKETQSEKKVSPTETILESFHKATANKENELCSDVERQKNPETSKLSNGQQNGGVRNEKTVTSLQELTRKQGTSSNSKNVFSVGAPVKDLKQEQSRSASSLINPLTKHPTEMLQDLQWHSPVNRLTDSTDLPVPRTSVSGAGEKLKEEPTDGIKVPSSRRFGEDSTPKVMVPPVTPDLPACSPASETGSENSVNMAAHTLMILSRAAISRTTSSTPLKDNTQQFRASSRSTTKKRKIEELDEHERNSRTSNKNLANSSMPMKKKKIKKKKLPSSFPAGMDVDKFLLSLHYDE, from the exons GAGCATGCAAAGTTCCCCAGGGTTTGCTGCCAATCAGAGAG CCCGAACAAGAAATGGGATTGCAGAAATCAAACGGCAGAGAAGGCTTGCATCTCAAGCAGCTCCTGTCAGTTCAGAGCCTTTACCGTATCTTTTAGGACAATTTACCAATTCTCCTTTGACAGCTACGCAAGTTATTAGGCCAACTGGCCAAATATCAGCTCCTTTGAGGTCAGATTTTGTAGTGGTCAACCATTCACAGTCACAAGACACTATGACCA CTGGAGAGGCTTTGACTAATAATACTGGTCCTCAGGAAAGGAGAAGCCATGCCAGTTTACTGTCCCCTGGTAGACGCAAAAG tGAATCTCAAAGGAAGTCTGGGCCTCATTCAACAGTACGAAATTTGCAGGATCCAAATGCATTTGTAGTAGAAAAA CAAATGGTTATTGAAAATGCACGAGAAAAGATACTAAGCAAcaagtctcttcaagaaaagcttgcagaaaacattaataaattttTGACTAg TGACAATAGTATTGCTCAAGTACCTAAGCAAACAGATAGCAACCCTGCTGAACCAGAGACTTCAATTGATGAACTCCTGGGACTTCAG aGTGAGATCCACATGTCTGAAGAAGCTATACAGGATATATTGGAGCAGACAGAATCAGATCCAGCATTTCAGGCACTCTTTGATCTCTTTGACTATG GTAAAACaaagaatagtaaaaatatatcacaAGGCATTTGCAGTCAGCATATGGAAACCAATCCCAGTGTAGTCTTAGCAGGTGAAACTAATCTAGCAGTTAAAGGTACTTTTGAAACAGAAGAATCTG ATGATCCATCTGGTCAACCCTCATTTTGTACTTCCTATCAAAGTGGAGACACTTCAAATGTTTTGAAGAATGGCAGCAACCATGATGAGCTTAGACAGGAAGCCCAGGAACATTTTTCCCACATAGACTCTAGCATCCAGAAAAAGGCCTTTAAAACAGTTGTATCTACTGAACAGAAGTGTAACCTTGATATTACCTTTGAGTCTGTGCCCAGTTTGAGTGACTTTAACGAGAGAGTAAACTCTGATGCTGAATGTAATCAGCATTGTGCTGAATTATACACCAGTCAGATGTCCACTGAGGCTGAAATGGCTCTGGAAGTTGAAAAGAATTCTTTGTCTCCAAGTGTACAGAATGAATCTCAGTTACAGCCCGACCAGTCTCCTATACCAATAAGTTCAGTTGTTTCCCTTGGTGGTGAAACTCACAGTGAGAACTTAATTCTTTCTGGAAAAACTTCTCAACTTTTACCCCAAAATATTCCATTAGCTGGAAAGGCatctgaaaaaggtcagttttgtgAAAGTTCTGATGATACAAGAAGACTTAAAGCTGATTTCCCTGATTCCAAGTCACTAGATTCTAGAGAAATTCGtcagaataaaattgaaattaataatGTGTTACCAGTTGCATCACAGCAACTTGCAGATTGCCAAGATAATTCTTCACTTCAGATATTACCTGCATCTATTGAAAATTCAGGTTTAACTGTATCTGAACAAAAAGTAGAAATTCACCTTGAAGATTCAGTATCTTCAATTAAACAGCCTTCTAATGATTCATCATCTGTTGAGCTAACTCATGCAATACATGAAACTCAGTCCTCCAAGTCTGAGAAAGCTGCTTTGGATTCACAAGAGCCTTCATCTTCTGTAAAAGAAGATGGAGatagtatttttctctctttaggtGAAAATAACTGTGAAGAAGTTACATTGATGCCTTCAGAAAGTAATCCTATAGAAGATAGACATTCTCTTCCTTCAGAATCTGTGTGTTCTTCAGTGAGGGAGTCTCATCCCGAGTCCCAGAACACTAATAATAAATCTGCTAAGGACAAACCTACAGAGATAGATGCATCAAATATAGTCTCTCTCAAAATTATCATCAGTGATGATCCATTTGTTTCCTCAGATACTGAACTTAACAGTGCAGTTTCTAGTATCAGCGGAGAAAACTTGCCAACTATAATTTTGTCTTCTCCTGCTAAATCACCTGCCAGAAATGCAGAATTAGTTAAATGCCTGTCTTCAGAAGAAACCACAGATGCTGTCTCATCTGCTGAAGGAACCGGGGATTCAGCCTCAATGGAACAGAGCCTTTTAGCACTCAAACCTGAAGACTCTACAGTAAACAACATGCAGAATGAAGACAGCATTGCTCTTTCAACCAATGTTACGCCATGTGTTTCCAAGGATGGAGGATACATACAGTTAATGCCAGCTACGAGCACAACTTTTGGCAATTCAAGTAATATTTTGATAGCTACTTGTGTAACTGATCCAACAGCCTTAGGAACAACTGTCAGTCAGTCAAATGTTGTGGTGTTGCCTGGAAATTCTGCACCTATGACTGCTCAACCTCCACTATCTCAATTACAGACACCCCCAAGGTCAAATAGTGTATTTGCTGTCAATCAAGCTGTGTCACCCAACTTTTCACAAG GATCTGCCATTATAATTGCTTCTCCAGTCCAACCGGTACTTCAAGGAATGGTGGGAATGATTCCTGTATCTGTGGTTGGACAGAATGGAAATAGCTTTTCTGCTCCTCCTCGGCAG gTCCTTCATATGCCTCTGGCGGCACCTGTATGCAATAGAAGTATCCCTCAATTCCCTATCCCTCAAAAATCTTTGAAGAGTCAGGGACTAAAAAACAAACCTTGTACAG GGAAACAGGTAAATAATTTGGTGGATTCATCAAGTCACTTAGTTGGATGTCATGCACAGCG AACTGAAGTTTCTGACAAGATTATGGGCACAGATCTTGGGAAAAAATTGGAAGAAACCACAGTTCCCTTCTCAGTAGAAAGTACAGTTCCAGTTAGCAAGCCATTTGAAAGCCACAGACGTGTGCTGTGTTTTGATAGCACTGCTTCTCCTGTGGCAAATACACAGGGGACAAATCAAAAGTTGGTGTCCCAAAGCAAAGAAAGGAATGACGTTTCATTTTCTAACCTTGACTCACCCATTGTGTCCTCCACCTTAAAACCCCCTTCTAATAGTTCTGTCAAAAGAGAGCGGGAGAAACCTTCTGTGCCTAAAATTTTATCTAAATCAGAAACTGCCATTGGCCGACATGCCACCATAAAAGAAACTCAGTCAGAAAAGAAAGTTTCACCAACAGAAACTATACTTGAATCTTTCCATAAAGCAACAGCTAATAAGGAGAATGAACTGTGCAGCGATGTGGAAAGGCAGAAAAATCCAGAAACTTCAAAACTGTCTAATGGGCAGCAAAATGGGGGTGTAAGGAATGAGAAAACTGTAACTTCACTTCAAGAGCTGACCAGAAAACAAGGCACATCCTCAAACagtaaaaatgtcttttcagtaGGTGCACCTGTGAAGGATTTGAAACAAGAACAAAGCAGGTCTGCCAGTTCTTTGATTAACCCACTCACCAAACATCCCACAGAAATGTTACAAGATCTTCAGTGGCATAGCCCAGTAAATCGGCTCACAGATAGTACTGATTTACCTGTACCCCGAACATCTGTCTCAGGAGCAGGGGAAAAACTTAAAGAAGAACCTACAGATGGTATCAAGGTCCCTTCTAGTAGGCGTTTTGGTGAAGACAGCACACCCAAAGTAATGGTCCCTCCTGTCACGCCAGACTTGCCTGCCTGCAGCCCTGCCAGTGAAACGGGCAGTGAAAACAGTGTGAACATGGCTGCCCATACATTAATGATTCTCTCCAGAGCAGCCATCTCTAGGACTACTTCATCTACTCCTCTAAAAGACAATACCCAGCAATTTAGAGCATCTTCAAGGAGCACCACAAAAAAGCGGAAAATTGAGGAATTAGATGAGCATGAGCGAAACTCCCGCACTTCTAATAAAAATCTTGCAAATTCGTCAATgccaatgaaaaagaagaaaattaag aaAAAGAAGCTACCCAGTTCATTTCCAGCTGGAATGGATGTGGACAAATTTTTGTTATCATTGCATTATGATGAGTAA
- the LOC122449683 gene encoding protein NPAT isoform X1 produces MLLPSDVARLVLGYLQQENLTSTCQAFILESSDLKEYAEHCTDEGFIPACLLSLFGKNLTTILNEYVAMKAKETSNDVPAIMSSLWKKLDHTLSQIRSMQSSPGFAANQRARTRNGIAEIKRQRRLASQAAPVSSEPLPYLLGQFTNSPLTATQVIRPTGQISAPLRSDFVVVNHSQSQDTMTTGEALTNNTGPQERRSHASLLSPGRRKSESQRKSGPHSTVRNLQDPNAFVVEKQMVIENAREKILSNKSLQEKLAENINKFLTSDNSIAQVPKQTDSNPAEPETSIDELLGLQSEIHMSEEAIQDILEQTESDPAFQALFDLFDYGKTKNSKNISQGICSQHMETNPSVVLAGETNLAVKGTFETEESDDPSGQPSFCTSYQSGDTSNVLKNGSNHDELRQEAQEHFSHIDSSIQKKAFKTVVSTEQKCNLDITFESVPSLSDFNERVNSDAECNQHCAELYTSQMSTEAEMALEVEKNSLSPSVQNESQLQPDQSPIPISSVVSLGGETHSENLILSGKTSQLLPQNIPLAGKASEKGQFCESSDDTRRLKADFPDSKSLDSREIRQNKIEINNVLPVASQQLADCQDNSSLQILPASIENSGLTVSEQKVEIHLEDSVSSIKQPSNDSSSVELTHAIHETQSSKSEKAALDSQEPSSSVKEDGDSIFLSLGENNCEEVTLMPSESNPIEDRHSLPSESVCSSVRESHPESQNTNNKSAKDKPTEIDASNIVSLKIIISDDPFVSSDTELNSAVSSISGENLPTIILSSPAKSPARNAELVKCLSSEETTDAVSSAEGTGDSASMEQSLLALKPEDSTVNNMQNEDSIALSTNVTPCVSKDGGYIQLMPATSTTFGNSSNILIATCVTDPTALGTTVSQSNVVVLPGNSAPMTAQPPLSQLQTPPRSNSVFAVNQAVSPNFSQGSAIIIASPVQPVLQGMVGMIPVSVVGQNGNSFSAPPRQVLHMPLAAPVCNRSIPQFPIPQKSLKSQGLKNKPCTGKQVNNLVDSSSHLVGCHAQRTEVSDKIMGTDLGKKLEETTVPFSVESTVPVSKPFESHRRVLCFDSTASPVANTQGTNQKLVSQSKERNDVSFSNLDSPIVSSTLKPPSNSSVKREREKPSVPKILSKSETAIGRHATIKETQSEKKVSPTETILESFHKATANKENELCSDVERQKNPETSKLSNGQQNGGVRNEKTVTSLQELTRKQGTSSNSKNVFSVGAPVKDLKQEQSRSASSLINPLTKHPTEMLQDLQWHSPVNRLTDSTDLPVPRTSVSGAGEKLKEEPTDGIKVPSSRRFGEDSTPKVMVPPVTPDLPACSPASETGSENSVNMAAHTLMILSRAAISRTTSSTPLKDNTQQFRASSRSTTKKRKIEELDEHERNSRTSNKNLANSSMPMKKKKIKKKKLPSSFPAGMDVDKFLLSLHYDE; encoded by the exons tctttatttggaaaaaatttgACAACAATTTTGAATGAATATGTAGCTATGAAAGCAAAAG AAACATCAAATGATGTCCCAGCAATTATGTCATCTCTGTGGAAGAAGTTAGACCATACACTTTCTCAGATCAG GAGCATGCAAAGTTCCCCAGGGTTTGCTGCCAATCAGAGAG CCCGAACAAGAAATGGGATTGCAGAAATCAAACGGCAGAGAAGGCTTGCATCTCAAGCAGCTCCTGTCAGTTCAGAGCCTTTACCGTATCTTTTAGGACAATTTACCAATTCTCCTTTGACAGCTACGCAAGTTATTAGGCCAACTGGCCAAATATCAGCTCCTTTGAGGTCAGATTTTGTAGTGGTCAACCATTCACAGTCACAAGACACTATGACCA CTGGAGAGGCTTTGACTAATAATACTGGTCCTCAGGAAAGGAGAAGCCATGCCAGTTTACTGTCCCCTGGTAGACGCAAAAG tGAATCTCAAAGGAAGTCTGGGCCTCATTCAACAGTACGAAATTTGCAGGATCCAAATGCATTTGTAGTAGAAAAA CAAATGGTTATTGAAAATGCACGAGAAAAGATACTAAGCAAcaagtctcttcaagaaaagcttgcagaaaacattaataaattttTGACTAg TGACAATAGTATTGCTCAAGTACCTAAGCAAACAGATAGCAACCCTGCTGAACCAGAGACTTCAATTGATGAACTCCTGGGACTTCAG aGTGAGATCCACATGTCTGAAGAAGCTATACAGGATATATTGGAGCAGACAGAATCAGATCCAGCATTTCAGGCACTCTTTGATCTCTTTGACTATG GTAAAACaaagaatagtaaaaatatatcacaAGGCATTTGCAGTCAGCATATGGAAACCAATCCCAGTGTAGTCTTAGCAGGTGAAACTAATCTAGCAGTTAAAGGTACTTTTGAAACAGAAGAATCTG ATGATCCATCTGGTCAACCCTCATTTTGTACTTCCTATCAAAGTGGAGACACTTCAAATGTTTTGAAGAATGGCAGCAACCATGATGAGCTTAGACAGGAAGCCCAGGAACATTTTTCCCACATAGACTCTAGCATCCAGAAAAAGGCCTTTAAAACAGTTGTATCTACTGAACAGAAGTGTAACCTTGATATTACCTTTGAGTCTGTGCCCAGTTTGAGTGACTTTAACGAGAGAGTAAACTCTGATGCTGAATGTAATCAGCATTGTGCTGAATTATACACCAGTCAGATGTCCACTGAGGCTGAAATGGCTCTGGAAGTTGAAAAGAATTCTTTGTCTCCAAGTGTACAGAATGAATCTCAGTTACAGCCCGACCAGTCTCCTATACCAATAAGTTCAGTTGTTTCCCTTGGTGGTGAAACTCACAGTGAGAACTTAATTCTTTCTGGAAAAACTTCTCAACTTTTACCCCAAAATATTCCATTAGCTGGAAAGGCatctgaaaaaggtcagttttgtgAAAGTTCTGATGATACAAGAAGACTTAAAGCTGATTTCCCTGATTCCAAGTCACTAGATTCTAGAGAAATTCGtcagaataaaattgaaattaataatGTGTTACCAGTTGCATCACAGCAACTTGCAGATTGCCAAGATAATTCTTCACTTCAGATATTACCTGCATCTATTGAAAATTCAGGTTTAACTGTATCTGAACAAAAAGTAGAAATTCACCTTGAAGATTCAGTATCTTCAATTAAACAGCCTTCTAATGATTCATCATCTGTTGAGCTAACTCATGCAATACATGAAACTCAGTCCTCCAAGTCTGAGAAAGCTGCTTTGGATTCACAAGAGCCTTCATCTTCTGTAAAAGAAGATGGAGatagtatttttctctctttaggtGAAAATAACTGTGAAGAAGTTACATTGATGCCTTCAGAAAGTAATCCTATAGAAGATAGACATTCTCTTCCTTCAGAATCTGTGTGTTCTTCAGTGAGGGAGTCTCATCCCGAGTCCCAGAACACTAATAATAAATCTGCTAAGGACAAACCTACAGAGATAGATGCATCAAATATAGTCTCTCTCAAAATTATCATCAGTGATGATCCATTTGTTTCCTCAGATACTGAACTTAACAGTGCAGTTTCTAGTATCAGCGGAGAAAACTTGCCAACTATAATTTTGTCTTCTCCTGCTAAATCACCTGCCAGAAATGCAGAATTAGTTAAATGCCTGTCTTCAGAAGAAACCACAGATGCTGTCTCATCTGCTGAAGGAACCGGGGATTCAGCCTCAATGGAACAGAGCCTTTTAGCACTCAAACCTGAAGACTCTACAGTAAACAACATGCAGAATGAAGACAGCATTGCTCTTTCAACCAATGTTACGCCATGTGTTTCCAAGGATGGAGGATACATACAGTTAATGCCAGCTACGAGCACAACTTTTGGCAATTCAAGTAATATTTTGATAGCTACTTGTGTAACTGATCCAACAGCCTTAGGAACAACTGTCAGTCAGTCAAATGTTGTGGTGTTGCCTGGAAATTCTGCACCTATGACTGCTCAACCTCCACTATCTCAATTACAGACACCCCCAAGGTCAAATAGTGTATTTGCTGTCAATCAAGCTGTGTCACCCAACTTTTCACAAG GATCTGCCATTATAATTGCTTCTCCAGTCCAACCGGTACTTCAAGGAATGGTGGGAATGATTCCTGTATCTGTGGTTGGACAGAATGGAAATAGCTTTTCTGCTCCTCCTCGGCAG gTCCTTCATATGCCTCTGGCGGCACCTGTATGCAATAGAAGTATCCCTCAATTCCCTATCCCTCAAAAATCTTTGAAGAGTCAGGGACTAAAAAACAAACCTTGTACAG GGAAACAGGTAAATAATTTGGTGGATTCATCAAGTCACTTAGTTGGATGTCATGCACAGCG AACTGAAGTTTCTGACAAGATTATGGGCACAGATCTTGGGAAAAAATTGGAAGAAACCACAGTTCCCTTCTCAGTAGAAAGTACAGTTCCAGTTAGCAAGCCATTTGAAAGCCACAGACGTGTGCTGTGTTTTGATAGCACTGCTTCTCCTGTGGCAAATACACAGGGGACAAATCAAAAGTTGGTGTCCCAAAGCAAAGAAAGGAATGACGTTTCATTTTCTAACCTTGACTCACCCATTGTGTCCTCCACCTTAAAACCCCCTTCTAATAGTTCTGTCAAAAGAGAGCGGGAGAAACCTTCTGTGCCTAAAATTTTATCTAAATCAGAAACTGCCATTGGCCGACATGCCACCATAAAAGAAACTCAGTCAGAAAAGAAAGTTTCACCAACAGAAACTATACTTGAATCTTTCCATAAAGCAACAGCTAATAAGGAGAATGAACTGTGCAGCGATGTGGAAAGGCAGAAAAATCCAGAAACTTCAAAACTGTCTAATGGGCAGCAAAATGGGGGTGTAAGGAATGAGAAAACTGTAACTTCACTTCAAGAGCTGACCAGAAAACAAGGCACATCCTCAAACagtaaaaatgtcttttcagtaGGTGCACCTGTGAAGGATTTGAAACAAGAACAAAGCAGGTCTGCCAGTTCTTTGATTAACCCACTCACCAAACATCCCACAGAAATGTTACAAGATCTTCAGTGGCATAGCCCAGTAAATCGGCTCACAGATAGTACTGATTTACCTGTACCCCGAACATCTGTCTCAGGAGCAGGGGAAAAACTTAAAGAAGAACCTACAGATGGTATCAAGGTCCCTTCTAGTAGGCGTTTTGGTGAAGACAGCACACCCAAAGTAATGGTCCCTCCTGTCACGCCAGACTTGCCTGCCTGCAGCCCTGCCAGTGAAACGGGCAGTGAAAACAGTGTGAACATGGCTGCCCATACATTAATGATTCTCTCCAGAGCAGCCATCTCTAGGACTACTTCATCTACTCCTCTAAAAGACAATACCCAGCAATTTAGAGCATCTTCAAGGAGCACCACAAAAAAGCGGAAAATTGAGGAATTAGATGAGCATGAGCGAAACTCCCGCACTTCTAATAAAAATCTTGCAAATTCGTCAATgccaatgaaaaagaagaaaattaag aaAAAGAAGCTACCCAGTTCATTTCCAGCTGGAATGGATGTGGACAAATTTTTGTTATCATTGCATTATGATGAGTAA